Proteins encoded together in one Coffea arabica cultivar ET-39 chromosome 2c, Coffea Arabica ET-39 HiFi, whole genome shotgun sequence window:
- the LOC140035211 gene encoding protein FAR1-RELATED SEQUENCE 11-like isoform X1: MSEEAAQMMVVYDDHSDQRSLSFEDTSSTEESPDKTRLSIETSNDVVPYIGQRFASHDAAYEFYSDFAKRCGFSIRRHRTEGKDGVGKGLTRRYFVCHRAGNTPVKTTNDNKPQRNRKSSRCGCQAYMRISKTTELGLPEWRVTGFVNHHNHELLEPNQVRFLPAYRTISDADKSRILMFAKTGISVQQMMRLMELEKCVEPGYLPFTEKDVRNLLQSCRKVDPEDESIDLLRMCRNIKDKDPNFMFDFTLDLDNRLENIAWSYASSIQSYEIFGDAVVFDTTHRLTAFDMPLGIWVGINNYGMPCFFGCVLLREENLRTYSWALKAFLGFMNAKAPQTILTDQNMCLKEAIELEMPSAKHALCIWLIVAKFPSWFNAVLGERYNEWKAEFYHLYNLESTEDFELGWRDMVNSFGLHSNRHIASLFALRSLWALPYLRSHFFAGMTTTVHSKSINAFIQRFLSAQTRLAHFVEQVDILAAVTVDFKDQMGEQQTMQQNLQNLCLKTGAPMESHAATVLTPFAFSKLQEQLVLAAHYASFQMEDCFLVRHHTKLDGGRKVYWVPREGIISCSCHQFEFSGILCRHALRVLSTGNCFQIPDRYLPLRWLRMSTPSAKLHQTTPSEHTDRIQLLQTILSSLITECAKSRERLDIATEQVSILLSRIREHPVPVCPQGTRENSANPRNH; the protein is encoded by the exons ATGTCTGAAGAGGCTGCACAGATGATGGTGGTTTATGACGACCATTCAGATCAAAGATCTTTATCTTTTGAGGATACAAGTAGCACAGAGGAATCTCCAGACAAAACAAGGCTATCCATAGAAACTAGTAATGATGTGGTACCTTACATTGGGCAAAGGTTTGCCTCTCATGATGCTGCATATGAGTTTTACAGTGATTTTGCAAAACGCTGTGGTTTTTCTATCAGGCGCCATCGCACAGAGGGTAAAGATGGTGTAGGCAAAGGGCTTACAAGGCGTTACTTTGTTTGCCATCGTGCTGGCAATACTCCTGTCAAAACCACCAATGACAATAAACCTCAGAGAAATAGGAAATCTTCTAGATGTGGATGTCAAGCATATATGCGGATAAGCAAGACAACTGAATTGGGACTACCTGAATGGCGAGTCACAGGGTTTGTAAACCACCATAATCATGAACTCCTAGAACCAAACCAAGTGCGCTTTCTTCCTGCATACCGGACCATATCTGATGCAGACAAGAGCAGAATCCTGATGTTTGCTAAAACAGGAATTTCAGTGCAACAGATGATGAGGCTGATGGAGCTTGAGAAATGTGTTGAGCCAGGATATTTGCCTTTCACAGAGAAAGATGTTAGGAACTTGCTCCAGTCATGTAGGAAAGTGGATCCAGAGGACGAGAGCATAGACTTGTTGAGAATGTGTAGAAACATTAAGGATAAAGACCCTAACTTCATGTTTGATTTTACACTGGATTTGGACAATAGGTTGGAGAATATTGCATGGTCGTATGCCTCATCAATCCAGTCTTATGAAATTTTTGGTGACGCTGTGGTTTTTGACACGACTCACCGCTTGACTGCTTTTGACATGCCTCTTGGAATTTGGGTTGGAATAAACAATTATGGTATGCCTTGCTTCTTTGGTTGTGTGCTTCTAAGGGAGGAAAATTTGAGGACATATTCATGGGCTTTGAAG GCATTCTTAGGATTCATGAATGCGAAGGCCCCACAAACAATATTAACTGATCAAAATATGTGTCTCAAGGAAGCAATAGAATTGGAGATGCCAAGTGCCAAGCATGCACTTTGCATTTGGTTAATCGTGGCAAAGTTCCCTTCCTGGTTCAATGCAGTTTTAGGAGAACGCTACAATGAGTGGAAGGCTGAATTTTACCATCTATATAATCTGGAGTCAACTGAGGATTTCGAATTGGGTTGGAGAGACATGGTGAATTCCTTTGGCTTACACAGTAACAGGCACATTGCTAGTCTGTTTGCCTTACGGTCACTCTGGGCTCTGCCGTACTTGAGAAGCCATTTCTTTGCAGGAATGACCACTACTGTCCACTCAAAATCAATTAATGCTTTTATTCAACGGTTTTTGAGTGCACAAACCAGGCTTGCACACTTTGTGGAGCAGGTTGATATTCTG GCAGCCGTCACAGTGGATTTCAAGGATCAAATGGGAGAACAGCAGACAATGCAGCAGAATCTTCAGAACCTTTGCTTGAAAACGGGGGCACCAATGGAATCTCATGCTGCTACTGTTCTTACACCTTTTGCTTTTTCTAAGCTCCAGGAACAGCTGGTTTTGGCTGCTCACTATGCCTCGTTTCAGATGGAAGATTGTTTCCTGGTGAGACACCACACTAAACTTGATGGAGGTCGGAAAGTTTACTGGGTTCCAAGGGAAGGCATTATAAGTTGCAGCTGCCATCAGTTTGAGTTCTCAGGAATCCTTTGTCGGCATGCTCTTCGTGTATTGTCCACAGGAAATTGCTTCCAAATTCCAGATCGCTACCTTCCTCTCCGATGGCTTCGAATGAGTACGCCGTCTGCCAAACTCCATCAGACGACTCCAAGTGAGCACACAGACAGGATTCAGTTATTGCAGACCATACTATCCTCCCTGATTACAGAATGTGCAAAGTCACGAGAACGTCTTGATATAGCCACTGAGCAAGTTTCCATTCTTCTATCTCGAATAAGGGAGCATCCAGTTCCGGTTTGTCCACAAGGCACGAGAGAAAACTCCGCCAATCCTAGAAATCACTGA
- the LOC140035211 gene encoding protein FAR1-RELATED SEQUENCE 11-like isoform X2, whose amino-acid sequence MSEEAAQMMVVYDDHSDQRSLSFEDTSSTEESPDKTRLSIETSNDVVPYIGQRFASHDAAYEFYSDFAKRCGFSIRRHRTEGKDGVGKGLTRRYFVCHRAGNTPVKTTNDNKPQRNRKSSRCGCQAYMRISKTTELGLPEWRVTGFVNHHNHELLEPNQVRFLPAYRTISDADKSRILMFAKTGISVQQMMRLMELEKCVEPGYLPFTEKDVRNLLQSCRKVDPEDESIDLLRMCRNIKDKDPNFMFDFTLDLDNRLENIAWSYASSIQSYEIFGDAVVFDTTHRLTAFDMPLGIWVGINNYGMPCFFGCVLLREENLRTYSWALKAFLGFMNAKAPQTILTDQNMCLKEAIELEMPSAKHALCIWLIVAKFPSWFNAVLGERYNEWKAEFYHLYNLESTEDFELGWRDMVNSFGLHSNRHIASLFALRSLWALPYLRSHFFAGMTTTVHSKSINAFIQRFLSAQTRLAHFVEQAAVTVDFKDQMGEQQTMQQNLQNLCLKTGAPMESHAATVLTPFAFSKLQEQLVLAAHYASFQMEDCFLVRHHTKLDGGRKVYWVPREGIISCSCHQFEFSGILCRHALRVLSTGNCFQIPDRYLPLRWLRMSTPSAKLHQTTPSEHTDRIQLLQTILSSLITECAKSRERLDIATEQVSILLSRIREHPVPVCPQGTRENSANPRNH is encoded by the exons ATGTCTGAAGAGGCTGCACAGATGATGGTGGTTTATGACGACCATTCAGATCAAAGATCTTTATCTTTTGAGGATACAAGTAGCACAGAGGAATCTCCAGACAAAACAAGGCTATCCATAGAAACTAGTAATGATGTGGTACCTTACATTGGGCAAAGGTTTGCCTCTCATGATGCTGCATATGAGTTTTACAGTGATTTTGCAAAACGCTGTGGTTTTTCTATCAGGCGCCATCGCACAGAGGGTAAAGATGGTGTAGGCAAAGGGCTTACAAGGCGTTACTTTGTTTGCCATCGTGCTGGCAATACTCCTGTCAAAACCACCAATGACAATAAACCTCAGAGAAATAGGAAATCTTCTAGATGTGGATGTCAAGCATATATGCGGATAAGCAAGACAACTGAATTGGGACTACCTGAATGGCGAGTCACAGGGTTTGTAAACCACCATAATCATGAACTCCTAGAACCAAACCAAGTGCGCTTTCTTCCTGCATACCGGACCATATCTGATGCAGACAAGAGCAGAATCCTGATGTTTGCTAAAACAGGAATTTCAGTGCAACAGATGATGAGGCTGATGGAGCTTGAGAAATGTGTTGAGCCAGGATATTTGCCTTTCACAGAGAAAGATGTTAGGAACTTGCTCCAGTCATGTAGGAAAGTGGATCCAGAGGACGAGAGCATAGACTTGTTGAGAATGTGTAGAAACATTAAGGATAAAGACCCTAACTTCATGTTTGATTTTACACTGGATTTGGACAATAGGTTGGAGAATATTGCATGGTCGTATGCCTCATCAATCCAGTCTTATGAAATTTTTGGTGACGCTGTGGTTTTTGACACGACTCACCGCTTGACTGCTTTTGACATGCCTCTTGGAATTTGGGTTGGAATAAACAATTATGGTATGCCTTGCTTCTTTGGTTGTGTGCTTCTAAGGGAGGAAAATTTGAGGACATATTCATGGGCTTTGAAG GCATTCTTAGGATTCATGAATGCGAAGGCCCCACAAACAATATTAACTGATCAAAATATGTGTCTCAAGGAAGCAATAGAATTGGAGATGCCAAGTGCCAAGCATGCACTTTGCATTTGGTTAATCGTGGCAAAGTTCCCTTCCTGGTTCAATGCAGTTTTAGGAGAACGCTACAATGAGTGGAAGGCTGAATTTTACCATCTATATAATCTGGAGTCAACTGAGGATTTCGAATTGGGTTGGAGAGACATGGTGAATTCCTTTGGCTTACACAGTAACAGGCACATTGCTAGTCTGTTTGCCTTACGGTCACTCTGGGCTCTGCCGTACTTGAGAAGCCATTTCTTTGCAGGAATGACCACTACTGTCCACTCAAAATCAATTAATGCTTTTATTCAACGGTTTTTGAGTGCACAAACCAGGCTTGCACACTTTGTGGAGCAG GCAGCCGTCACAGTGGATTTCAAGGATCAAATGGGAGAACAGCAGACAATGCAGCAGAATCTTCAGAACCTTTGCTTGAAAACGGGGGCACCAATGGAATCTCATGCTGCTACTGTTCTTACACCTTTTGCTTTTTCTAAGCTCCAGGAACAGCTGGTTTTGGCTGCTCACTATGCCTCGTTTCAGATGGAAGATTGTTTCCTGGTGAGACACCACACTAAACTTGATGGAGGTCGGAAAGTTTACTGGGTTCCAAGGGAAGGCATTATAAGTTGCAGCTGCCATCAGTTTGAGTTCTCAGGAATCCTTTGTCGGCATGCTCTTCGTGTATTGTCCACAGGAAATTGCTTCCAAATTCCAGATCGCTACCTTCCTCTCCGATGGCTTCGAATGAGTACGCCGTCTGCCAAACTCCATCAGACGACTCCAAGTGAGCACACAGACAGGATTCAGTTATTGCAGACCATACTATCCTCCCTGATTACAGAATGTGCAAAGTCACGAGAACGTCTTGATATAGCCACTGAGCAAGTTTCCATTCTTCTATCTCGAATAAGGGAGCATCCAGTTCCGGTTTGTCCACAAGGCACGAGAGAAAACTCCGCCAATCCTAGAAATCACTGA